The nucleotide sequence AAACTTCTCAAAAGGCAAAGAAAGGGTGTTTATCTCTTGACCTGTGGTTGTATCGAAAGCATAAAACACCTCTTCTTTGTAAGTATTAACAAAGCGTGTAGCATAAAAGACCCCGCACACCATAAACGTACTGGTGACGGACCTCTTAAAGAGACGCGTCTTCCAGGTATGAGTGATATTGAGTGACACTGGCTCTAAACGGCTCACAACAATGTTGCTGTGGTTCTCATCAGTGACGTATATCACCCACACAGCAGTTTTCCATTATTCATTGCCACCCAAAGGTGTCCACAGAGATAAGATGAAGATTGCACAAGACCCTAACTGCTCCAcccaaaataaatgaagaaatcagACTCAGTTTTCATCAGAAATTTCACCATAATGATATGCTTTTAAAATTCTGCTTCTGCCAAACGAAGCTGTTTATTCTGATGTTTGGCTCCCGTTTCTTCAGACATGAGTCAGTCTAATATTCTCATTTTGATGATCATCATCCCTCTAACTTTCTTTCAGGTAAGAAAGAAAAAATCCTTTTACAATTAACAATTTCACAATTTATTTCTGTAAGTACCGTCTCAAATATTGACAGCACATAAATTGTCTGTTTTTCGTTAGGGTATACTGGTTcttgtaataaatgtaatttccTATGATTTGGTCTTTACAGTCAGTGAGAGGGAAGGAATGTGTGTGCGATCTAAAAAATTCAGACCCTGCTTTCCCTGAtcaaaaactaaagaaagtagaAGCCATGTCTGTGCAATGCATCGAGAGCATCACTTCAGAAagggtaattgtttttttttttctcttattttatcTGTTCTTCAAatgaattgtaaaaataaataaataaataaataaatacattttaaatctaattaaatgaataatgtaaatgtaaatatctgcaGATGACAGACTTGGACCGACTTTTGTTGGGTCTACAACAACGCATCAAGCAACTAGAGGACAATGTGCTCATGCTGGAAAAGGAGGATGACAAGAATCTTTATGGGGCCGTGTCTCTGCGCATCATTGAGTTAGAGTTTGCCGAAATACAGGACCTCCTCAACAAACTCAACAGGACCACCAACGATTACCAACTTCTCAATGTGCAGGTTGCAGGTCAGGTGAGTTGCTGTACAAAACAGCGCAAcgatttgttttcttaaaaataatattttatatactttatatatatacacagcactagtaaaataaataaagattctaatataaattataaaacaactgcatttcaataaatactttatttttaagaaataatattaaatgataaTATTTTATGCAAGAAGCGATAAAATAGGGCATGcacataaaaaatcttaaatatgttccctccaaaatgtatataataagaatacataaaaaatttaagtGATATTTTTCTTATAGCTTGAAAATATAAAGGACACAATGGCAGAGCTGGAGAAGTTTGACAACATGCAGGTGATAAAGAAGGATCGAGAGAACCAGCGTTTTAAAAGGGACCTGGAACAGTGTAAAAATGATCTCAAGGTTACATTACCACCTCCTACAGTTGCCCCAGGTACACTAAAGATCACAATAATCCCTTAACTGATGCTTCCAGAGcattttcattattatccagCTTAAATGCTGAAGATTTTTAGTTCTGTGTTTTCAGGACGATGTGGTCTGGGTGAAGTGGTCAGTGTGGTGGGACCTAGAACGTATTCTATCACGGTATACAGCACCTCCTACCCTTATGGTGCTTGGGGTCGAGATGCAAACCCCGCTCCAGGAGACGAGAACAAGTACTGGCTGGTGGTGCTCACAAGTAGTAACGTATATGGCTACTATGTCCGTCAGTACAGCACCTTGAGTACACTTTTATTAGGTTTAGGACCAAAAGATACATACATATCAAGCTCCAATCCAACAACAAACACAATTCAGGGACCAAACATGGTCATGTATGCCAATGCTCTCTACTATAACTGTTACTATAAATACTCTGTCTGTCAGTTCAACTTGGCGACTCGTGCTGTCAGTACTGTGGCTTTACCTAGTGATACAGGTTACAATAGCAAGTTTCCATTCGCACACCTCGCCAACACATACAGCTATACTGATATGGATTTTGCCACTGATGAATCAGGCGTCTATGTTATTTATGCAACCACAAGCAACTTTGGAAATGTGGTTATCACTAAGCTTGAGACTAGTAGCCCACCAGTTTTGGGCCAAACTTGGAAAACGTCTTTGTACAAAGTGACTGCCACAAACACCTTCATGGTGTGCGGTGTGCTTTATGCTACACGTTACCTGGACAAAGAAACGGAACAGATCTTTTACTCTTATGACACGAAAACGATGAAAGAGCGCTTTGATTTGAAAATGAATATTAAGAAGATGCAGACTAATATTGAGTTTCTCAACTATGACCCCAGAGATCATTTGCTGTATGCCTACAGCGACGCCTACATTGTAACTTACGAGCTTGTATTTAAGTAATTTTCCAATGACTTGATTCAAGAAATTTGAATATGGCTGCATCCTATTTCACATACTGTCTGTACTGTATTGTATGCAAGGTATAATTGTATTCCAAAGAAACCCAgatagcaattttttttaaagtgtgtatTATTTGGAGggttttttacaaataaattgcaACAATTTTAAGGGGAATATAGAATCAAGTTTAAAAAATTTTGTTGTATTCATATGATTACTTGTGTCTTGTCTCGCCATACATTCAAAATTCTGTACTTTCACCATCACCAGTGAAGTATATACTTTTACTTTATAGAAGTATGTGAATGGAATTCCAGCTATGCGCACATCTTTAAATGCTCAGCTTTGTTACGTGAGGTGAAGAAATTCACAAATGTATCGCAAATTTCATTTCCTGAAATAAATGACAGCATGTATACAATGAGTGTATGGAATTACTTCTGTAGAcacagtacagtacatacataaaaaaatcaagttttgttaaattatgacaaaaagtcaTTATTACATACACCActttaaaagttaaaattaaaattaaaagtcatAGTTATTGCAAAGGATAATTCAGACATAAAGAGCTGAAACTGAGATTGTTGAAAGTCAAAACTGTGAAATGAAAAAACATTATGGCATACTTTTTGTCAGAtttatgatataaattatatcaaaGAATCTGAAACTTTTTATCTTTGATAATTGATAATTATGTgattatttttgtcataatctCATAATTTcatctttttatctcataattatttaGCATATTCTTGACCTTTTGTCATACTTCCAACTTTTTATCTAATAATCATGACTTGTCATAATGGCTAATTTTGTCGACTTCCTATGTCAcaattatgatttaccaaagctTTACTTTTCTCCACGATATCCACTtcaaaactataaatatatattttgatattttatttgtgctCATTGTGAGTCGATACCAATTAAGctacaagaaaataaaacaaaagcccTTATAATTTTTGTATATCCATTTTTATTGGTTGCACGTTCAGTTTTTCAGTACACAGACAGTGACAGCTTGTATATAGATATACATACACCATAAACACATTAGTTTATGTAGTTTTCTTATGGTAAAGCAGGTTAAGAGTGACACTTGCTGTATCTTTAGTCATATTTGTAACAACCAGCCCCCatccaaaaaataaacacagacaaCTTATTGcttaatataaaacaattactaATTGTAACAACtgtaatcatattattattaataataatactcatTGAAACCTCACGAGAATAGATGCAACACATGGTTAAATAAGAACTACTTGTATTATAAAAAAAGGAACTCAAAGGAAATCCAAAGTATAACAGTTCCACTTGACAAGGCTAGTGGTACGGACCTATTTTTAGATTTATTCCCTAAAAACAGCGAATATATACAGCATTGAACATAGATTGAGAAGGAAAAGGGTGCAAGGGAAGGCAGATGTGGCAGGTCAAACTGGTGTGAGTCCTGATTTAAGAAAAGGTGATATGGGGCCACATTGACAATACTGTACAGCACTTTCAAAGGACATTATACATTCAGGGCCCCCAGGCAGAGATCAGGGATCAGGAAAAAGTACACCTTTGAAAGGTGGGCATGCTCTTTATCTCTTAATAAGAGCTAACAACTGCATACTTCAGACAGGAAATCAAGAAAAACTACACAAACACAAGGTTGCATTATCAAAACTCATGCAAATCAATACTAGGAAAGAACGAGTCCATTCAGTCTTTAGGAGGAAACCCGTCAATATTTTGTGTTTGACTTTCACCCTCCTGCTTTGAACACCATCCTTTCgttcctcctctccctctcttAACTCTGTCACAttaaatgtttattccatatcACGCATTCGTTTTTCTCTTTGTACAGTATCTACAGTACTGCGCCCAGCTTTGCACGGAGTGAGGTTGATCACGATGCTTTGCCTGGGTCGATAGCCCTTAAGGGGCGACTGGAAGTGTCTGTGAGGGGCGGGGCACCTTGTGTTTTGGGGGTTGGGTTTGTTGGGGTGGGATTTGCCCTACATTCTGAGCTTGGAGCATCATGCTCCAGAAAGCCCCGCCCCTTACAGACAAACATGCAGGAAACACCCCTGAAAAGTCGTAATTGTCGCAGAAAAAATGACATTCAGTAAGACAGAAAAGCGTGAGTGTGGAATGGAAAGTCAACGGTTGCTCCGCCCTCATAAGTCCCATGTTTACTGGATCGGCCAATCGGATCTCAGCTCATGTCAGTCACCTTTGGACCTTGattcaaataatttaattcattagTTTACTTGTTTGTtggctcattcattcatttgtttgctCATTTGtacattcattcgttcatttatttcttttatttgtgcagtTGTTTAGGTGGGGTTTTTCTCTCAAAATTGTGTGCAGTTTGTGTACATAAATCAATAGATTTTTCAGACTGGAAACAAACTGTAGACAAACTGCACATGTTATTTCACAGACTTTGATGCCATGTTTCTAGTTAATAAAAttgcaaatttagatttttttttaatataacaccATACTTTGTGTTATATTACCTGATAGCTGCTGCTATGTAGGTATTTCTAACAAAAAGGGAAGTGAAAAGGGAGTGACATCAAACACCATAGTCAATCTCTTCATTTTTTCCACATTTGTAAAGTCATAAAAACACTATTGTTTTGTTCTGGGTTTTTTTTGCTATTGGAGCAAATGGGAAcgcaaacaaatattttttagtgtccatttaccactttaaaaatgtatcaaactATGATGAAAATTTGGAAATGTGACAAGGGTcacaaaaattaagtaaattttaatCTACAGATCTATAGTAAATTATGAAATAAGCATGCACTCAATATGGATCAATTCTAATGCATATGAATCTTTCAGTGTCGGTTATATGCAAGTTGCATGCAAGTAACGtgctttatgtatcccccaattgtaagtcgctttggatcaaagcatctgcaaaatgactaaatgtaaatgttagtacatgaattgtgtgtgtgcctgttcttgtgtatatatatatgtgtgtatgtatatgtacatgTACCCAAAAGCTCTGTTACCTTGCAGAACTCAGCCCTCATTGcgaaatgtgtatgtgtgcatttgtgtgtgcatttgtatcaGTAGCTTTGGTATATTCTTGTAGCGGGGCTGGGTGCTGTAAAGGAAGCATAAAGCCTTAATTCTGTACCGCTAACGACCTACAAACTCTATCACACAGGCTCTGCCTCAGTTGACGGTTCCGGTTTGGTTTGTGTCAGAAGCTGATTGTCTATAAAAAGGAGACCGTACAGAACCGATCCCAGGCAAAGCCGCTTTCATATGACGGAGAGTGGGTAAAAGGGTACTAGGTATGTCGTATTTAATTAAATGAGACTTGATTTGAAAGAGCACTTGATTGTATTAGTGTGCGTAATGTTAAAGGAATGGTTAAATAAAGCattataacatgaaaaaaaataccTTCTAAGGCAAGTCAAGTCATACTTCTGATCCAACTTTAATGGAGAAAAACAGTTTAAAGCATTTTTCATGATACATACACTCCGAATGACTGAATGAGCTGAGATGATTAGCTGAAAGCCACTGTTTACTGGTTAAGAGATTTTTGCCCTCTTCGCCTATACAATCACTTTGCTTTCGCTCAAAATTGAGAGGGAGAGCTACAAATGAAACTTATAAATCACTCTGGTTTAAGAACCctcctttcttctttcttttattttgctttttgctGTTCCTCAAGACCAACCCATTCTTCCTGCGACCCAATCAATCAGTTTCACCTCAAAGACTGTCATAGGACAGGAATGAGTGAGAGCAGGGGTTGATGGGATTTGTAGTTTTGTCTTAGGAGGAGCTGAAGGCCAGAGGCAGCAAGCAAAGGGTGCAGAATACTGACACATAGAGTGTTAAGTAACCGCGTTACAAAGTTGGGGGGAAACTAAACATTGTTTTGAAGGGAAAAAAAGGACAGCATTTTACaggttaaaggaataattcagctCGAAAAGAAAACCTCATACTAAAGTTCttctaaacctgtatggctttATTTCTTCTGTAGAGCACAAAAGATGTTCAGCAGAATGTCCAAGCAGCTCTTTTCCATAACATGGAAGTGGATGGGGACCAAGTGGCGTCATGCTCAGGTATAATAAAAGTGGTATACATGACCTGTGCATGACATTTCAGGTCTTCTAAAGctaattcacacacaaacacacacacaaaaaatgtagtTATCGACTGAAATTCAGttgtggtcaccattcactttcattatatgggaAATAGCTGCTTGGACTTTattcatctcattttgtgttctacagaagaaattaAGTCATATGGGTTTCTAAAGACAACCGGGCAGTGGCGTAGCCACGGGTGTGCCTGTGCCACCCACAGTGGCATctggcacacctaaaaatagatgcggaattattttttatagtctgaacaaaaaaatgtttactaaacttgggctattgttgtttacttagaaaatatatattttttaaatctacccTTTCACGTGtaagttacaaatattttaactgaccccttgtttccatggcgacgcgtcatgattgtcacgtgacacaccacAGCCACAATAACAGATGTATCGCTATTCGTTTTATttcgtttattttttattaaaatatattcacaaacttgcttaccatgtcaactatctgaaattccgattcttcgtttaaaaacctttataaactatcttgatctataacgagatgagcgctgcagttcagagtcctgtcagccggatttaacgtacagcacttgaattccccagtttctcccgaaatacatgaaattagtggctgttgaactgggagaatagagtaaactttattgttctgctatgtgtgtctgatatatgaataaaacacgtctgcaaattacatttgaatagatagtttttgctgcttccatagacatcagtgtgtattttacaaactaccaatgtattgttttactagtgattatgtatatttaaatgtatgaaacctaaaataaacattatgcggttgaaacactgcatattaattgAGCGCTGAAcgcgtccgtctctggctcagcgccagccaacaCGCGAAAGCagtttgaatctggcagttctgtgacgccactgaacattctaaatcatactctcaggggcacagaaataagaatccaatatatggtgcaataatgctcaaaatgataaaatgtaatatatctgCCGAAATTCGGACTGCCAACCtatcagcaaacagcagctgactgtgaccccagCAGCTACCCAGAGATCTTTGCCGCGCATATAAACCCTTACTgtctatgatataaacagatCATTTTTGATTGCACATTACTAGCTAGCAATATTTCGCAGAGCTcccttcttaattttttttttttttagcaaaaaacctcGGCTTGATGGACAGCTGGACACAAGGCCTAAAGTTACACCTGATGAGGATGTTTCTTCCTCCCCTGTCCCAACATcaacagacagtgttgccagattggaaatgtccaagtatcgtaccagaagttcaaaatgatcgtatttggaagaaaattatcatacacgagtcaaaagagttatttatctattctaaaccaactacattttgacacaacctgcaaattaccactaggagtatgattggacggaagcagtgcgacaaaaatactatcccataattttgcacagtaatctgacaataaatgtggcacacccagattttcaaatgcacacccagagtctcttttctggctacacTACTGCATccgggtgagtaaattatggcatttttttttcatttttgagttgactattcctttaagatggCTAACACTAAAAAACTGAGAGAAAATGACATAGAAAATGGCTGAGAAAGAAAGCAATTTGAGACCTCCATTCTTCTCACGCCCTCCTTCCATGCCACGTCTCTCTAAATGTGTGCGTGTGAGACAGTGAAAGAGGGTTCAGCAGGACACTTCCATGGTGTGGCTGACCTGCCCGACGCCCTCAGTGCTGTCTGAGTGCGTGCATGCGCGGTTACGAGAACCATCCACAGAGCCGCCGCTGGTCAGAGAGGCCGTTCGCGAGCGAACAAGACGGGTCATACTGGCCGAAGGCACTGAGAAAAACAGAGGAGAGATAGAGATAGGGATGAATAGTCATTTCATATCCACAAGGAAATTTGCATGATGTGTTGTAGAGGAGGCAGGGCTGACATGCTTGaactttttgttaaaaaatgatTTCAGCCTCAAGCTGATAACATTCCACCGCGAATACTGACTCAAATCCAACTTAAAGAGCCAACcagaatctatatatatatatatatatacccttgtTTTCTCAATAAGTATTTTTCTTGTATATCTATACATTcttaagcaaaacaaaaacaaataatttaagtaaaattGTGTAGAAATAAGATTTTGTGAGATTCTGCACTAAAACCAAGAAAACTAtgtgcacacacaaatacacactgatgAAACAATTTAATTCCAAggtgcaaataaaataaatgttttagaaaaaaatactatttcacaCTTTCTACTTCTcattttagtttgtattttttaaggatttaattcagtgtgttacttgccatttcttcaTTGTTAGTAAACTGTGAAACTTACTTGCAATTTCTGATTAAAAACTCTCAAATAATGTTTCTACACtattttttcaattgtttaatggatgtttagatatttgtaggCAAAAATACTGTAATCGAATAAACACTTGTTCCAATGATACTTAGTTTTTTGAAACAAGAAAAGACTGTATGAAAATATAccaatattataaatatgtaaataaataaaataaatacatatttcttttaaaaaacaagaaTTCAAATATAAAAGATCTTCCAGCCTACAAGTGCTCTCTTAGAGGGGAGGTTTCTGAATGCATTAAGCAGCACGTTTCAcaacttttttatataattttaagctaaaaagaaaaaagaaattgcaTATCATGCCATGATTTCATCTATGATTTTGTTTTCAATGGTACAGTTTCGAACAACTGCCATGCAGAGAGCATGAGAGCGCATTCAAAGCACATTTTTCCTTCAGAGGAAAAATCACTGATCAGTAAAGTAAATGATGAATGAATGGAAATATCAGTCTGGGAagaataaatacagaaatgccaAACAAGGGATTAGAAGACTAAATGTGTCATCTAAATGAAGAAGAGGGCAGGCGTGAACAGGAAGCAGGAAGTACCTGGCCCCCCACTCATTCTCCGATCCTTCATATAAGCAACTGAGAAGGGGCAGGAAAATACACATAGGGTACAGATTATACCAAATACAACACTTCCACACACACTTATTTGCTTGCAtacactcacaactctctcaTCATGGGAAATAGACACACAAGGGAGAAAGGACACACTGAACATACAGGATTGGTTTACATTTGGCTGAGAGAGAATCATCAATTTAACTGATTTGGGGTTCTGATTTACCCAGAAACATTATTAACATTGTTAACTTACTGTAACCCATTCCCTGCAGGAAGTACTTGAAAGCCTCGGTGAGTTTTCCAGGCTGTAGGATTCAAAACATTTAACATAGTTTAATTGTTAAACTAGTGTTTGACAAGCTTTAAATGAATGATAAtacattcataaataaaaaaaaattcaaaaaagatTGTAAGgacattttatttacatctatacaatgaacaattctgctatTGTGTTCAGTCGCCACTGTAATACTATCAGAGACTGATCTGAGTTCAGACACGTCAAGCGGTCTCACCTGTGTAATCTGAGGCATTCCACCGGAATCAGCCAtctgaaataaatcaaatatgttTTTGAGAAATTATTTCTGAAATTGTACGTGCTAAAATGGTTTAAATTTGGCCTCTATTTTAACAGCATGTCTGTTCGCTTGCCTTTAGGAATGTGGTGTTGGTTGGATCCAGTTTAGAGTTGCACTCAACCTACAGTAGGAGTAGAAAACATTCATactgtattttataaatgtttgtaaaCAGATATTTATTGGGACATTTACAGAGCAGTACAAGAGAAGACGGAGAAATTGAAGTTCTACAGAAGGTATTTGAATGGTGGGCAGAaagatggatgtgtgtgtgtgtgtgtgtgtgtgtgtgtgtgtgtgtgtgtgtgtgtgtgtgtgtgtgtgtgtgtgtgtgtgtggtgtgtgtgtgtgtgtgtgtgtgtgaggtctgACCCAGTTCTGCGTTACTGCAGAGATGAGTCATATTCCAGTGCTAAAGAAAGACAGCTGCGTAGACGCATTCGCCTGTGGGTTCTTGTTTGGACCACCGCAGACACAATGAAAACTCTCACCACAAGTGTCTACATCAGTCAATGGATGTGATAGTGATGGTGGGAACACATCTTTCCTTATGTATATTTCCCCCCAACCAATACtgtattaagtaatattttatttaaatgctaaatctaaaagTCAAATACAAAAATCGAAATCCTTtactatatgtattatatatgtatataaacattgtatgggtcaaaattattgatttttctttatgccaaaaatcactaggttattaagtaaagatcatgttccatgaagatattttgtaaatgtcctaccgtaaatatagaaaaacgtaatttttgattagtaatatccattgctaagaattaatttggaaaaCTTCAAAAGTGATTTtcttgcatcctcagattcctgttattcaaatagttgtatgtcggccaaatattgtatgatcctaataaaccatacatcaccAGTGGTGTATTTGCTTTTCTAATCTCTCCTCCTGCTCTAAATCACTTCATTTTCCATGCATCattttttcctctgttttttATTTCATCCTAATCTCTTCCTCATCTTTCTTTTGTTTCTTCTGCTGCCACCTTTTCATCTTTCTCCACTTGGCCTGAATTACTCAAATCCGTTTCTTCTCTCATCCTCCTTTGGTTGTACCTCTCGCTCTTATCCATTTCTTCCCCTCCTTCATCGTGTCCCTCTTTTCCTCATCTCTCACCCTGTGTGTCTGATTAGATGTGATGGGGCATTGACCCAGCTTTCATATGTTAGATTAAAGGACCAAAGTGTGGAGTTAAAAATATCCAACACACA is from Carassius carassius chromosome 43, fCarCar2.1, whole genome shotgun sequence and encodes:
- the LOC132124741 gene encoding olfactomedin-4-like, translated to MSQSNILILMIIIPLTFFQSVRGKECVCDLKNSDPAFPDQKLKKVEAMSVQCIESITSERMTDLDRLLLGLQQRIKQLEDNVLMLEKEDDKNLYGAVSLRIIELEFAEIQDLLNKLNRTTNDYQLLNVQVAGQLENIKDTMAELEKFDNMQVIKKDRENQRFKRDLEQCKNDLKVTLPPPTVAPGRCGLGEVVSVVGPRTYSITVYSTSYPYGAWGRDANPAPGDENKYWLVVLTSSNVYGYYVRQYSTLSTLLLGLGPKDTYISSSNPTTNTIQGPNMVMYANALYYNCYYKYSVCQFNLATRAVSTVALPSDTGYNSKFPFAHLANTYSYTDMDFATDESGVYVIYATTSNFGNVVITKLETSSPPVLGQTWKTSLYKVTATNTFMVCGVLYATRYLDKETEQIFYSYDTKTMKERFDLKMNIKKMQTNIEFLNYDPRDHLLYAYSDAYIVTYELVFK